In the Clostridium beijerinckii genome, one interval contains:
- a CDS encoding EFR1 family ferrodoxin (N-terminal region resembles flavodoxins. C-terminal ferrodoxin region binds two 4Fe-4S clusters.) has product MKIFYFTATGNSLYVAKKIGGELYSIPQMIKEGKYEFEDDAIGFVFPCHGFGMAKIVSNFIKKSKFKADYFFSIMTYGGNAFSGLRHMELVAKESGIKFNYTNEILMVDNFLSAFKMEDEIINKNPEVIDEKLSEIIADITNRRNSLVKKGIVSNTLSKYGRGFADKISNNFAAKRFIVTDNCTSCKVCEKVCPANNIKVNNKPEFSHKCEVCLACIHHCPKNAIHLKSEKSKARFINQNVQLKEIIASNNQAN; this is encoded by the coding sequence TTGAAAATATTTTATTTTACTGCTACAGGAAATAGTTTATATGTTGCAAAAAAGATTGGTGGAGAATTGTATTCAATACCTCAAATGATAAAAGAAGGTAAATATGAATTTGAGGATGATGCTATAGGATTTGTATTTCCTTGTCATGGATTCGGAATGGCGAAAATAGTTAGTAACTTTATAAAAAAGTCAAAATTTAAAGCTGATTACTTCTTTTCAATTATGACATATGGTGGTAATGCATTCTCTGGGTTAAGGCATATGGAGCTTGTGGCCAAGGAATCTGGAATCAAGTTCAACTATACAAATGAAATACTGATGGTTGATAATTTTCTTTCAGCCTTTAAGATGGAGGATGAGATAATAAATAAGAATCCAGAAGTTATTGATGAAAAACTGAGTGAAATAATAGCTGATATTACAAATAGACGAAATTCTCTTGTGAAAAAAGGAATCGTATCAAATACTCTATCTAAATATGGCCGTGGCTTTGCAGATAAAATCAGCAATAATTTTGCAGCTAAGAGATTTATTGTTACGGATAATTGTACTAGCTGTAAGGTATGCGAAAAGGTTTGCCCTGCAAATAATATTAAAGTTAATAACAAACCTGAGTTTTCCCATAAATGCGAAGTATGTCTAGCATGTATACATCATTGCCCTAAAAATGCAATTCATTTGAAATCTGAGAAAAGCAAAGCTAGATTCATAAATCAAAATGTACAGCTTAAAGAAATAATTGCTTCTAATAATCAGGCTAATTAA
- a CDS encoding isochorismatase family protein, protein MEDLKLNEKELINAKTSALVLIDLQKGIAGGGISGSPHLMDQVIQNASKLVKEFGEKGAFIVLVRVSTVDGKDMVKPKTDLASSGMKYQEGWDELVPEIAGTKNVHIVTKRQWGAFYGTDLDLQLRRRGIDTIVLGGISTSIGVDTTAREAFQHGYNQIFLEDAMTAVTKEEHEYVCKYIFPRIGKIRTSEQVISLLK, encoded by the coding sequence ATGGAAGATTTAAAATTAAACGAAAAGGAACTTATTAATGCTAAAACTAGCGCTCTTGTACTTATAGACTTACAAAAAGGAATTGCAGGTGGAGGAATTTCAGGTTCACCTCATTTAATGGACCAGGTAATTCAAAATGCTAGTAAATTAGTTAAGGAATTTGGTGAGAAGGGTGCATTTATAGTTTTAGTAAGAGTTTCAACTGTAGATGGAAAAGATATGGTTAAGCCAAAAACAGATTTAGCTTCTAGTGGAATGAAATATCAAGAAGGCTGGGACGAGCTTGTACCTGAAATAGCAGGGACTAAGAATGTTCATATTGTTACAAAGAGGCAATGGGGAGCATTTTATGGTACAGATTTAGATTTACAATTAAGACGTAGAGGGATTGATACAATTGTGTTAGGAGGGATTTCAACTAGCATTGGAGTTGATACTACAGCAAGAGAAGCTTTCCAACATGGCTATAATCAAATTTTCTTAGAAGATGCAATGACAGCAGTAACTAAGGAAGAACATGAATATGTTTGTAAATATATATTCCCTAGAATAGGTAAGATTAGAACAAGCGAACAAGTGATTTCGTTATTAAAGTAA
- a CDS encoding multidrug efflux MFS transporter, translating into MEIWRKNLIVCWFGIFVAAIGMSQIAPVLPIYIQHLGVQDTASITKISGIAFGITYVISAIFSPIWGSAADKYGRKPMILRASLGMAITIGCMGFAPNVYVLIGLRLLQGVITGYSTACTALIATQTDKENAGYALGTLSTANIAGSLIGPTIGGFIDEIFGLQSVFFITAALLLISFITTVLFVKESFTHEDKDVLSIKEVWKAIPEKNLTITMFVTFFILAVALYSVEPIVTVYVKQLSSNSSHIVLLAGLTFSASGLANIIAAPRLGKLSDKVGAHKIILACIIGAGIIFIPQAFVKDTWQLMGLRFLLGIASAGLNPSVNIVLKKITPASLTGRVFGFNMSAGYLGAFGGAVLGGQVAGNLGMKYVFFITSALLFINAVWVYFKVYKKLSLNQ; encoded by the coding sequence ATGGAAATATGGAGAAAAAATTTAATAGTGTGTTGGTTTGGGATATTTGTTGCAGCCATAGGGATGAGTCAAATCGCTCCAGTATTGCCAATCTACATACAGCATCTTGGAGTTCAAGATACAGCATCAATTACAAAAATTTCAGGAATTGCATTTGGCATTACTTATGTAATTTCAGCTATTTTTTCACCAATTTGGGGCAGTGCTGCTGATAAATATGGGCGAAAACCAATGATTCTTAGAGCAAGTCTTGGCATGGCAATAACTATAGGGTGCATGGGATTTGCACCAAATGTATATGTTCTAATAGGATTAAGATTACTTCAAGGGGTAATCACAGGGTATAGCACAGCATGTACAGCACTTATTGCAACTCAGACAGATAAAGAAAATGCAGGATATGCTTTAGGTACACTTTCAACAGCAAATATTGCAGGTTCATTAATTGGTCCAACAATTGGTGGTTTCATAGATGAGATCTTTGGTCTACAAAGCGTATTTTTCATAACAGCAGCATTACTTTTAATCTCATTTATTACAACTGTTTTATTTGTAAAAGAATCTTTTACTCATGAAGATAAAGATGTTCTAAGCATTAAGGAGGTATGGAAGGCAATTCCAGAAAAAAACCTTACTATTACAATGTTTGTAACTTTCTTTATATTAGCTGTTGCATTATATTCAGTTGAACCTATTGTAACAGTATATGTTAAGCAGTTATCTAGTAATAGTAGTCATATTGTGCTTTTAGCTGGACTAACATTTTCAGCTTCAGGTCTTGCAAATATAATTGCTGCACCAAGACTAGGTAAACTTTCAGATAAAGTAGGAGCTCATAAAATAATACTAGCATGTATTATAGGTGCAGGAATAATTTTTATACCACAAGCTTTTGTAAAAGACACTTGGCAATTAATGGGCCTTAGGTTTTTATTAGGAATAGCATCTGCTGGGCTTAATCCATCTGTAAATATCGTACTAAAGAAAATAACTCCAGCGTCTCTTACAGGCAGAGTATTTGGTTTTAACATGTCGGCAGGATATTTAGGGGCATTTGGAGGTGCAGTTTTAGGAGGACAAGTAGCAGGAAACTTGGGAATGAAATACGTATTTTTCATTACAAGTGCATTATTATTTATAAATGCAGTTTGGGTCTATTTCAAAGTTTATAAAAAACTTAGTTTAAATCAATAA
- a CDS encoding DODA-type extradiol aromatic ring-opening family dioxygenase translates to MIKPLFLAHGSPMMAIEQSVYTKFLNDLGGSINPKAIVVFTAHWTTETLTISASDDIYDTVYDFYGFPEELYKIKYPARGSSTIATKIRNKLINSGIDVKTDLTRGLDHGAWTLLKHLYPKANIPVIQVSINYTLPIDKQIKIGNALKELGSEDILILGSGNTVHNLRLVNFDSNTIDSWSKEFDDWLIDKIGNKDMNALNNYKKYAPHANLAVPTADHLVPLFIALGSSSELTPRVIFRDYQLGNLSYLCYEF, encoded by the coding sequence ATGATTAAACCTTTATTTTTAGCTCATGGTTCACCTATGATGGCAATTGAGCAAAGCGTGTATACTAAATTTTTAAATGACCTTGGAGGATCTATTAATCCTAAAGCTATAGTTGTGTTCACAGCCCATTGGACAACTGAAACACTTACTATTTCTGCTTCTGATGATATATATGATACTGTATATGATTTTTATGGATTTCCAGAAGAACTCTATAAAATTAAATACCCTGCACGAGGTTCTAGCACTATTGCAACAAAAATTAGAAATAAATTAATAAATTCAGGTATTGATGTAAAAACAGATCTAACAAGAGGCTTGGATCACGGTGCATGGACTCTTTTAAAGCATCTTTATCCAAAAGCTAATATACCAGTTATTCAAGTTTCTATAAATTATACTCTACCTATTGATAAGCAGATTAAAATAGGCAATGCACTCAAAGAGCTTGGTTCTGAAGATATTTTAATTCTTGGAAGTGGAAATACAGTTCATAATCTAAGATTAGTTAATTTTGATAGTAATACAATTGATTCTTGGTCTAAAGAATTTGATGATTGGTTAATTGACAAGATAGGAAACAAGGACATGAATGCCCTTAATAACTATAAAAAATATGCTCCTCATGCTAACTTAGCAGTTCCAACTGCAGATCATCTTGTCCCACTATTTATAGCTTTAGGCAGCAGTTCAGAATTAACCCCTAGAGTTATATTTAGAGATTACCAATTAGGAAACTTAAGCTATCTTTGCTATGAATTTTAG
- a CDS encoding MarR family winged helix-turn-helix transcriptional regulator, whose protein sequence is MTKKDNRELILNMVNFYSLFNVEFIDLIPDLTNTEITPLLSKILNFIHFEGTTTASRISKKLNISVPNTSRSINALYNLGYLIKKQDEKDKRIVYLSLSNKSLNLISSVAAAGEDIFLERFNVLSNEEISELSQSLLKAQNLIIKMRDLYEDKKTMK, encoded by the coding sequence ATGACTAAAAAAGATAATAGAGAATTAATTTTAAATATGGTTAACTTTTATAGTTTATTTAATGTTGAGTTTATAGATCTAATTCCAGACCTAACTAATACAGAAATAACTCCCCTTCTTTCAAAAATACTGAATTTTATTCATTTTGAAGGTACTACTACAGCATCAAGAATAAGTAAAAAATTAAACATATCTGTACCAAATACAAGCAGAAGTATTAATGCTTTATATAATCTTGGTTACTTGATAAAAAAACAAGATGAAAAAGATAAAAGAATTGTTTATTTATCACTATCAAATAAATCATTAAATCTTATTTCATCTGTTGCTGCAGCTGGAGAGGATATTTTTTTAGAACGATTTAATGTTCTTTCTAATGAAGAAATATCTGAGTTATCTCAATCACTATTAAAAGCTCAGAACTTGATTATAAAAATGCGAGATCTATATGAAGATAAGAAAACTATGAAATAA
- a CDS encoding plasmid pRiA4b ORF-3 family protein: MSNINSAINDFEKFIEFIENEKPILSATQEVLGRKDCYNLNMILENKKDVINPSYNQDKYYAIDLMFSLVLASKLYIKANDEKGKVRLFKTDKLESFQNLNEDEKYIFLLQTYWTQYDFETKFDRTHNIAAFYNILAEIASAKQGDIILKDEKDISNVMYSTGAAFFHHLKFFSFGELELINGAKTRYEDTIKSFSPNEFGIKTSILLLTRAIQYWNKEDVPVLLEYYNLKVTTNKNEKAFDVFKTIFKGNTVKNTVEESKINKGGTYTFKVSLSKTVWRKINLAYKHTFGDLHNVIQEAFKFDNDHLYAFFIGGNRRKGIYCKYAEYEGPVAETTTIASLNLYKGERLLYLFDFGDEWEFNVELTEINEEGPVPLKPMIIESKGKSPHQYSGGWGLYE; the protein is encoded by the coding sequence ATGAGTAATATTAACAGTGCAATAAACGATTTTGAAAAATTTATAGAATTTATAGAAAATGAAAAGCCTATACTCTCAGCGACTCAGGAAGTATTAGGCAGAAAGGATTGCTATAATCTAAACATGATCCTTGAAAATAAAAAAGATGTAATAAATCCTAGTTATAATCAAGATAAATATTATGCAATAGACTTGATGTTTTCACTAGTTCTTGCAAGTAAGCTTTATATAAAGGCTAACGATGAAAAGGGAAAAGTAAGACTCTTTAAAACAGATAAATTAGAAAGCTTTCAAAATTTAAATGAAGATGAAAAATATATTTTCTTACTCCAAACTTATTGGACCCAATATGATTTTGAAACAAAATTTGATAGAACCCATAATATAGCAGCTTTTTACAATATTTTAGCTGAGATAGCTAGTGCTAAACAAGGAGATATAATTTTAAAAGATGAAAAGGATATTTCAAATGTAATGTATTCAACTGGGGCTGCATTTTTTCATCATTTAAAATTCTTTAGTTTTGGTGAACTAGAATTAATTAATGGCGCAAAAACAAGGTATGAAGATACGATAAAAAGTTTTTCTCCAAATGAATTTGGGATTAAAACAAGTATATTACTTCTAACAAGGGCTATTCAGTATTGGAATAAAGAAGATGTTCCAGTATTACTAGAGTATTATAATTTAAAAGTTACAACTAACAAAAACGAAAAAGCATTTGACGTTTTTAAAACCATATTTAAAGGGAACACTGTTAAAAATACAGTAGAAGAAAGTAAGATAAATAAAGGTGGAACGTATACTTTTAAAGTAAGTTTATCAAAGACTGTATGGAGAAAAATAAATTTAGCATATAAGCATACTTTTGGGGATTTACATAATGTTATTCAAGAAGCCTTTAAATTTGATAATGATCACTTATATGCATTTTTTATAGGAGGCAACAGAAGAAAAGGAATATACTGTAAGTATGCAGAGTATGAAGGACCTGTAGCAGAAACTACGACTATAGCAAGTTTGAATCTTTATAAAGGAGAAAGACTTCTATACTTATTTGATTTTGGAGATGAATGGGAATTTAATGTGGAGCTTACCGAAATAAATGAAGAAGGACCAGTTCCTTTAAAACCTATGATTATAGAATCAAAAGGAAAGTCACCTCATCAGTACAGTGGAGGTTGGGGACTTTACGAATAA
- a CDS encoding methyl-accepting chemotaxis protein, whose amino-acid sequence MFIKTIKSKLIILISILLLVVSTGFGIISYINASNALISNITKTLPEIAIQASNTVQANLDNQLNSLEVTAKTASLNNDTPDKLMTILKAEAKRNGSIKMGYADMNGNIIYTTGEQTNIKDTTYFKKSMSGENFINDPEVNEDKTAMTMIYSVPIKNDDSIIGVLVSVRDGMELSEMIKKISFGKTGSAYMINSQSNSIAYKDSSMPLNQYNSIKEAEKDPSLKGIADMQKRMIAGETGLSLYTFGGKESYGGFAPIEKEKWSVVVILEKSELLSELNSLKFSITLTSILFLVIGILVIYIISNRLSKRIRYASNSLNILATGNFTNKISEKYLYVKDEIGDIANSMNTMQNSIGDMIKMSKDSSLIIDENSSDLSTISQNMVSSSNNVANSMQEVASGINSQANNLMEITTTLNIFSSKLEDIVINTKDIDKNTIIMNELANNSSSSMKLLMDTVSSISLSFKNLSNKIITFSSNIKEVNNIVQIINSIADQTNLLALNASIEAANAGEAGKGFGVVANEVKVLAEQTKSSSQNISKLVSDISNDTTVIKDDTNSMTTDLNNQVSIINETINSFENIIDVIKTVIPKVQTVNMATIEINKEKDDILNKIESTSAIAEEISASSEEISASTDEMYKLSNEVAKASATLNNMTKKLIAEQNKFIV is encoded by the coding sequence ATGTTTATAAAAACTATAAAATCAAAATTAATTATTCTGATAAGTATATTACTCTTAGTTGTAAGCACTGGATTTGGAATTATTTCTTATATTAATGCATCTAACGCTTTAATATCAAATATTACAAAGACATTACCTGAAATAGCTATCCAGGCTTCTAATACTGTTCAGGCTAATTTAGATAATCAATTAAATTCACTGGAAGTTACTGCTAAGACTGCTTCATTAAACAATGATACTCCAGATAAATTAATGACTATTTTAAAAGCTGAAGCAAAAAGAAATGGTAGTATTAAAATGGGATACGCTGATATGAATGGAAACATTATATATACTACTGGTGAACAAACTAATATAAAAGATACTACTTATTTTAAAAAATCAATGTCTGGAGAAAATTTTATTAATGATCCTGAAGTTAATGAAGACAAAACTGCAATGACAATGATATATTCAGTACCAATAAAAAATGATGACTCAATTATAGGCGTATTAGTATCAGTTAGAGATGGAATGGAACTTAGTGAGATGATTAAGAAGATCTCTTTTGGTAAAACTGGAAGTGCCTACATGATTAACAGTCAAAGCAATAGCATTGCTTATAAGGATTCAAGCATGCCATTAAATCAATATAATTCTATAAAAGAAGCAGAAAAAGATCCTAGCCTAAAAGGTATCGCTGATATGCAAAAGAGAATGATAGCTGGTGAAACTGGTTTAAGTTTATATACTTTTGGTGGAAAAGAATCTTATGGAGGTTTTGCTCCAATCGAAAAAGAAAAATGGTCGGTAGTTGTTATTTTAGAGAAATCTGAACTTCTATCAGAACTTAACTCCCTAAAATTCTCAATAACCCTTACATCTATATTGTTTTTGGTTATTGGAATTCTTGTAATTTATATTATTTCAAATAGGCTATCTAAAAGAATCCGATATGCTTCTAATTCCTTAAATATATTGGCTACTGGAAATTTTACTAATAAGATAAGTGAAAAATATTTATACGTTAAAGATGAAATTGGTGATATCGCTAACTCCATGAATACCATGCAAAACTCAATTGGAGATATGATTAAAATGTCTAAGGACAGTTCTCTAATAATAGATGAAAACTCAAGTGATTTATCAACTATATCTCAAAACATGGTCTCATCTTCTAATAATGTGGCAAATTCAATGCAAGAGGTAGCAAGTGGAATTAATTCTCAAGCGAATAATCTAATGGAAATCACTACAACTTTAAATATCTTCAGCAGCAAACTTGAAGATATAGTAATTAACACTAAAGATATAGATAAAAATACAATAATAATGAATGAACTTGCAAATAATAGCAGCTCAAGCATGAAGCTATTAATGGATACAGTAAGCAGTATAAGTTTATCCTTTAAAAATTTATCTAATAAAATTATTACTTTTAGCAGCAATATAAAAGAAGTAAATAATATAGTACAAATTATTAATTCAATAGCAGATCAAACTAACTTATTAGCATTAAATGCATCTATAGAAGCTGCAAATGCTGGTGAAGCCGGAAAGGGTTTTGGAGTGGTAGCAAATGAAGTAAAGGTCTTGGCAGAACAAACAAAATCTTCATCTCAAAATATTAGTAAATTAGTATCTGATATCTCTAATGATACTACTGTAATAAAAGATGATACAAATAGCATGACCACAGATCTTAACAATCAAGTTAGCATTATAAATGAAACTATAAATTCATTTGAAAATATAATTGATGTTATTAAAACCGTAATTCCAAAAGTTCAAACTGTAAATATGGCAACTATAGAAATAAATAAAGAAAAGGACGATATTCTTAATAAAATTGAAAGTACATCTGCTATAGCCGAAGAAATATCAGCTTCATCTGAAGAAATATCTGCTTCTACTGATGAAATGTACAAACTATCTAATGAAGTTGCAAAAGCTTCTGCTACCTTAAATAATATGACAAAGAAATTAATCGCTGAGCAAAATAAATTTATAGTTTAG
- a CDS encoding CAP domain-containing protein: MRKNGLRRIVTTVIAATTIGSFSSLGVSAATINSSVNDCNNVNINNFLNTNSLMNTSNGNNVGNTDTVSKSSTNATSVNVQGLPNLPTNYSISMQNSAEDKILQLMNEKRKEAGLQPLTIDNTLVQVARYKSDDMIQNNFFDHTNPDGTKWTNWLHTIGYTYTTAGENIAYNTSDPVELFNQWWNSPGHRANMMNEKYTKVGIGVIYGNNKYMGTQEFSN, encoded by the coding sequence ATGAGAAAGAATGGTTTAAGAAGAATAGTAACTACAGTTATTGCAGCTACAACAATAGGGAGTTTCTCATCATTAGGAGTATCTGCAGCTACAATAAATTCGAGTGTTAACGATTGTAATAATGTAAATATAAATAATTTTTTAAATACTAATTCATTAATGAATACTTCTAATGGAAATAACGTTGGTAATACAGATACAGTTTCAAAAAGTAGCACAAATGCAACATCAGTAAATGTACAGGGGTTACCTAATCTGCCGACAAATTATTCAATCAGCATGCAAAATTCTGCTGAGGATAAAATTCTTCAATTAATGAATGAAAAAAGAAAAGAAGCGGGTCTTCAGCCATTAACTATAGATAATACATTAGTACAAGTTGCACGATATAAGAGTGACGACATGATTCAAAATAATTTCTTTGATCACACAAATCCAGACGGAACAAAGTGGACAAACTGGTTACACACAATAGGCTATACCTATACTACAGCAGGAGAGAATATTGCATATAACACTTCTGACCCAGTTGAATTATTTAATCAATGGTGGAACTCACCAGGTCATAGAGCAAATATGATGAATGAAAAATATACTAAGGTTGGTATAGGTGTAATCTACGGAAATAACAAATACATGGGAACACAAGAATTCTCAAACTAA
- a CDS encoding methyl-accepting chemotaxis protein encodes MRFSKIKLSNKLIIAFSLMIILIMGVSSLAILRLSQINGTINQLIDVENEKVSAAYNMRGSLNKIAISIRNISISNDMNYMNEQKKILDKNKIIYYENEDKLGSLVYTEKGKEIYKEIKKNSELAFSAFDEAVNLGMRTGVSTEELQNMITNIEKPQDELLLSIENMIAAQNNLMKSQGQLSKEITDSSKQQMVILLVVSIIMGILFMQLIRKSVINQVKEVMNGAGKLADGNFDIQMKVVANDEIGNTVTALNGAVEKLNESMLFIKDKSKSILESSELTNKMFSEVSSKVDEISAATEEISAGMEESSAAVEEVTSMAATVKEEVNVTAKKAQDGLNVALNIQEKAVSINNDSIKSRENAERIYRETKIGLEKALKEVEVVNEISEMAKSIDAIANQTNLLALNAAIESARAGEAGKGFAVVADEVRKLAEQSSLTVSEIQNKINAVLASVGKLSGSSQDILVFIEKEVLKDYDKLITISAEYKKDGDTVKEIIGNFAEVSESVSESVDQISKSMEDVAISVSEVAKSSANIVSNVIDVSSKNESILAASNNNAESALKLEEIIEQFKLK; translated from the coding sequence ATGAGATTTAGTAAAATTAAGTTATCAAACAAACTAATTATAGCATTTTCATTAATGATTATTCTAATTATGGGAGTATCCTCACTAGCTATACTTAGATTAAGTCAAATTAATGGAACTATTAATCAATTAATTGACGTAGAAAATGAGAAAGTATCAGCTGCATATAATATGAGAGGAAGCCTTAACAAAATTGCAATTAGCATAAGAAATATATCAATTAGCAATGATATGAATTATATGAATGAGCAAAAAAAAATACTAGATAAGAATAAAATTATTTATTATGAAAACGAAGATAAACTTGGTAGCTTAGTTTATACTGAAAAAGGAAAAGAAATATATAAAGAAATAAAGAAAAATTCTGAATTAGCATTTTCAGCATTTGATGAAGCTGTTAATTTAGGGATGAGAACTGGAGTATCAACCGAAGAACTTCAAAATATGATTACTAATATAGAGAAACCACAAGATGAATTGCTTTTAAGTATAGAAAATATGATAGCTGCTCAAAATAATTTAATGAAATCACAAGGACAACTTTCTAAAGAGATAACAGATAGTTCTAAACAACAAATGGTTATACTATTAGTAGTAAGTATTATTATGGGAATTTTATTTATGCAGTTAATTAGAAAAAGTGTCATAAATCAAGTAAAAGAAGTTATGAATGGTGCAGGAAAATTGGCAGATGGTAACTTTGATATACAAATGAAAGTAGTTGCTAACGATGAAATAGGAAATACTGTAACTGCATTAAATGGTGCAGTTGAAAAACTGAACGAAAGTATGTTGTTTATTAAAGATAAAAGTAAAAGTATCCTTGAGAGCAGCGAATTAACAAATAAAATGTTTTCAGAGGTAAGTTCTAAAGTAGATGAAATATCAGCAGCGACAGAAGAAATATCAGCAGGAATGGAAGAATCATCAGCAGCTGTTGAAGAAGTTACATCTATGGCTGCTACAGTGAAAGAGGAAGTCAACGTAACAGCTAAAAAAGCACAAGATGGATTAAATGTTGCATTGAATATACAAGAAAAAGCGGTTTCAATCAATAATGATTCTATTAAATCAAGGGAAAATGCAGAGAGAATATATAGGGAAACAAAAATTGGATTAGAAAAAGCATTGAAGGAAGTTGAAGTTGTAAACGAGATATCAGAAATGGCAAAAAGTATAGATGCAATAGCAAACCAAACTAACTTACTTGCGCTAAATGCAGCAATAGAGTCCGCTAGAGCAGGGGAAGCCGGTAAAGGATTTGCTGTTGTAGCAGATGAGGTTAGGAAACTTGCAGAACAGTCATCACTAACAGTTTCTGAAATTCAGAATAAAATAAATGCTGTATTAGCTTCAGTTGGAAAACTTTCAGGTTCATCACAAGATATCTTAGTATTTATAGAAAAGGAGGTTCTTAAAGATTATGATAAACTAATTACTATAAGTGCTGAGTATAAAAAGGATGGAGATACTGTTAAAGAAATTATAGGTAATTTTGCAGAAGTTTCTGAAAGTGTTTCTGAGTCTGTAGATCAAATTTCAAAAAGCATGGAAGATGTTGCAATTTCAGTATCAGAAGTAGCTAAATCATCTGCTAATATTGTTTCAAATGTTATTGATGTAAGCAGCAAAAATGAATCTATATTAGCTGCATCTAACAATAATGCAGAAAGTGCTTTAAAGTTAGAAGAAATTATAGAGCAATTTAAATTAAAATAA